ATCGACACCAAAATATTTGAACTGATCGATCGAGGAAAGGGCGGGTGGAGCGATCGGTTTTTACTCACAGAACTCGCCCAAACTGCATTCAGCGCGCTGCATTTTATCGATCCAACTCGACTGATTGTCCGATCCACCAGAAATACAGACAGCCGCGGCCGCTCCGTAAAGATCCTTTCGAGTTTATCCTTCGACTACGTCCTACCCTGGCCTGTTGCTAACATTATCACAAAAGACGGCATGGCCGCCTATCAACGCATATCAACCTTCCTCATGCAGATCCGTAGGGCGAAATATACCGTCATAAAACAGCGCCTCCAGTACTCCGATCAAGATTCACATTCCAAGGGCAGAACTCTCAGCTACGCCATCCGGCATAACCTGCTCTGGTTCCTTAACGTCCTCTACAGCCACTTAACAAGCTTTGTCATCTCATCTACCACCGAATCGCTACGGAACTACCTTTCAACTGCCAGCGATGTCGACGCTATGATAGAAGCCCATCGCTCATACATGGCGTCCTTAGAGGAACAATGCTTGCTCTCGAGGAACCTTCACCCCCTCCACCAGGCAACTCTCACCATCCTTGACCTTTGCATTTCTTTCGGAGATCTCCACACCACGCGGTTCCAAAATCATACCTCTCTTGATCCAACACGAACGCCACGGAAACAAGTACCCGGCAAACCATTCAAAACCGTATTGACGCCCACGCCCCGTAAAACCCGCTACGAGTATTCCTAtggcgacgaagacgactcagactcagatgAAGGACTCGACGAAACGGACTCTCAgtctgaagacgaagacgacgacctTTCACCCCATCGCCGTGGCTCAATCCATGAGGCTCAATATGTGCAGCGGCTGAAagatatccaaatccagtTTAATCACCTTGTTGCATTTATGGCAGCGGGATTAAAAGGTGTCGGTCGTGTTGATGGGCAGGTTAGCTGGGAGATGTTGGCGGAGAAATTGGagtggaggaaggagaggacgGCGGGGTGGCCTTGAATTGGTATCGGCTAGTGCTATTACTACTGCCATATTCTTATCTTGTTTATTAAGCTATGGGTTGGTCTTTGTGTCTTTATTTGATGCGACGGACGGCGTTCTACAGGGCATTGGCTATGGGATACGGCGCAGGCTTCTTAAAAGGAATGGTTATGCAATGAGACACGATGTAGAATGATATGTTATGTGCTAGCAACTGGTTCTACTTGGATAATGCAGGATTCAAAATGAATGGACTTCATTCATTTAACTCTAATGTATCTGATATCAAGTAAGTTCATTCTTTTGCAATCTTCAAGTCATCTCAGCGTAGCATACCATAATTTTCTCGGCTCCCATATATACCTACGTACAAACAAACATGCAAGCATGCGTGCAGAACTCAACAGCGCAAAATAAGACGCGCGATTAATCGACAAACAAACAGATCTTTTTCGTTCCAAGATgtaagaaagaagatgaTAAATAATGAAATAAATCAACCAACCCAGCGTCTGGCACTGAAGAAAACGCGTCCCCATGGCCCAATGTCGCCCCATTCGGCTGCACGCGCGGGCAGCCAGCTCCCAATGCCGTTCATGACGGTACGCTCGGGGTGCGGCATGATCGCTAGGACACGGCCGTCGGCGCTGCGTACACCGGCGATACCCTCGGGACTGCCGTTGGGGTTGAAGGGGTACTTCATTGTTGGCTTGAGGGTGGCGTTGTCGACGTACTGGACAGGTGCGAGGCCCTGGGCGACGAAGGAGGATGCGTCGGTGGGCGGGACGGTGGTTGAAGAGGTGAATGAGGCGCGGCCTTCGCCGTGTGCGACGGCGATCGGGAAGGAGGAGCCGTGCATGCCGTGGAGGAATacggagggggaggatgggtCGGGATCGGCAATGCGGACCATGGCGACGCGGCCTTCATATTGCTCTGAGGCGTTGCGCTCAAAGGTAGGCCAGTTGGAGGCGCCGGGGATGAGGCTGGAAAGACGGGAGAGGAATTGGCAGCCGTTGCAGACACCGAGGGCGAAGGTGTCGGGGCGCTGGAAGAAGGTCTGGAATTCGAAGCGGGTGTTCTCGTGCAGAAGCACGGACTTGGCCCAACCCTGGCCGGCGCCAAGGACGTCACCGTAAGAGAAGCCACCGCAGGCTGCGAGACCGACAAAGCTGGAGAGGGAGACGCGGCCGGAGATGATGTCAGTCATGTGAACATCGATGGCGGCAAACCCGGCGGTGTTGAAGGCAAAGGCCATTTCGGCTTGACTGTTGACACCTTGTTCGCGGAGAATGGCGACGCGAGGCTTGTTGGTGAAGGGGGACATGGAGGTTAAGCTggtgaggaaggggagggcgCGGTCCTTGGGGTCGAAGGTTGGGTTCCAAGAGAGCCCGGGGTCTGCGTCGTCCAGGATGTTGGCGAATTCCTGGTCAGCGCAGGCGGCGGTGTCACGCATCTTCTGCATGTGGTAGGATGTGGATGCCCAGGTTTGCTGAAGGTTGGCACGGGTGTTGCGGTACACCTGGCTGGCCTTGTAGTAGACGGCGAGGTTCTGCTTCGGCCTCTCAGAGACCCGACCGATCTTGTGAATCAAGCCAGCGGGAGGACCACAGGTGGCAAAGCATGAGCGAAATTGGATTTCGTGCTCCTTGCGGACCTGGAAGACAGCTCCGAGTTCTTCGTTGAACAGGGTCTCGATcatgctgttggtgctgagGTCAGGGCAGATGTTGTCAAGCATGATCTCGAGACCACAACGACCAGCAAACATCATCTCCACGAGGGTTGTGAAAAGACCACCGTCTGACCTGTCGTGGTAGGCAAGAACGATACCAGCTTCTTGCAACTGCTGCGTCGCATCGAAGTAATCCTTGAAGATCTCCAGGTCGCGGATGTCAGGGCATTCAGAACCAACTTGGTTGAAGACCTGTGCAAGAGCTGAACCGCCTAGAGCCCTCCGTCCGAAAGACAAATCGACGAACATGAGCACGGTGTCACCAACATCCTCGGGGTGGCGAAGAGCAGGTGTCCACGTCTTGCGGTAGTTCTGTACAGGTGCAAAGGCGGAAATTACTAGAGACATGGGAGCCGTGACTTCCTTCGCACCGGAATCATCCTtccacttcatcttcatggACATAGAGTCCTTACCGACGGGAATGCTGATACCGAGTTTTGGGCAGAGCTCCATACCAATGGCTTCCACGGCTTCATATATAGCAGCACCCTCTCCAGGGTGACTGCTGGCGGACATCCAGTTAGCAGAGAGCTTGACGCGGCTCAACCGATCAACGAGGTCGGCGGCAGCGATGTTCATGAGCGACTCCGCGACGGCCATCCGAGCAGATGCTCCGGCGGAGATCAGGGCAAGAGTGGGTTTCTCGCCCATGGCCATAGCCTCACCGGTCGTCAATCCTTGAGTGAGAGACGTAGCGGTAACAGCAACATCGGAGACTGGATTTTGCCATCGGCCCACCATCTGGTCGCGAGCAGTAAGACCACCGACGGTTCGATCGCCAATGGTAATGAGGAAAGACTTGGAGCCAACGGCAGGGAGTGATAGGACTCGTTTAGCAGCTTCACCGATAAGCTCGCCGCGGTTGGGCGCAAGCGAGGGGAGGTAGGTGGTGAGGCTGGAGTCTACAGCAGGGAGCTTCAATTTCCGCGAGTCCACAGTGCGAGTCATCCTTGGGGGCTTGCCGAAAAGTACTGACAGGGGCAGGTCGATGACCGACGGGTGCTCCTTGGACTCTCGGTCGAGGAGAATCAatttcttgtcctcctcgGAGGTTCCACCTCCACGGCCGACAACAGAGAAGCCGCAGCGCTCACGATGGCAGATAGCCGTGAATTTGTTCATGCTATCCTCCCCGATAGCCATCACGTATCTCTCCTGTGCCTCACAGCACCAGATCTGCATGGGGCTCATGCTCTTGTCTGCGCTGTCAATCTCACGCAGTTCAAAGGTGGCGCCCAAGCCCGAATCGTGGATCAGTTCGGGCAGAGCGTTGGAGagaccaccagcaccaacgtCGTGGATGAACTTGATAGGGTTGTTGTCGCCCATGGATACACATGCGTTGATAACCTCCTGCGCCCTGCGCTGCACTTCGGCATTGCCTCTTTGCACACTGGCAAAGTCGAGATCGACAGAACCTTCACCAGATGTGATACTGGAGGcagcacctccaccaagaccGATGAGCATGGCGGGCCCACCCAGGACAACGAGGAAAGCACCAGGCTTGACGACATCGGGCTTCTTGATGGCATGTTGGGGACGAACGGTTCCAACACCGCCAGCAATCATTATAGGCTTGTGGTAACCACGCACCTCCTTCTGCCCATCGCCAACGTCAATTTCAGTTGTCAAGGTACGGAAATAACCAGAGATACAAGGCCGACCGAATTCGTTATTGAACGCGGCACTTCCGATCGGTGCTTCCAGCATAATGTCCAAGGCGCTGGCGATGTGGTTGGGCTTGCCGACATCCAACTCCCAAGGTTGTTTGAAGCCTGGAATGAGAAGATCGGACACACAGTAACCGGCGAGACCAGCCTTTGGTTTAGAGCCACGTCCAACGGCTCCCTCGTCACGGATCTCACCTCCGGATCCGGTGGCAGCACCTGGGTAAGGAGACACTGCCGTAGGGTGGTTGTGAGTTTCCACCTTGGCTAGGAAATGGACAAGCTCCTTTGTGTGGTTCCACTCTCCAGTTGTAGTATCAGGGGCCCAGAAGGAGGAGTCGAAGCCTTGTAGGACGGCAGCGTTGTCGCTGTATGCGCTCACAGTATAATCGGGGCTCTTCCGGTGGGTGTTTCGGATCATGGAGAAGAGACTGTTGGGCATCTCCATTCCATCAATTTTCCAGGAGGCATTGA
This sequence is a window from Aspergillus puulaauensis MK2 DNA, chromosome 6, nearly complete sequence. Protein-coding genes within it:
- a CDS encoding phosphoribosylformylglycinamidine synthase (BUSCO:EOG092608C4;~COG:F;~EggNog:ENOG410PHVU;~InterPro:IPR010073,IPR041609,IPR010918,IPR036676, IPR029062,IPR017926,IPR036604,IPR040707,IPR036921;~MEROPS:MER0042827;~PFAM:PF18072,PF13507,PF18076,PF02769;~go_function: GO:0004642 - phosphoribosylformylglycinamidine synthase activity [Evidence IEA];~go_process: GO:0006189 - 'de novo' IMP biosynthetic process [Evidence IEA]); translation: MVSPFNSADFALPGSVAFSRSRGRAIATSIGAQDVRAQWIHYVHTSDRLPEFQQDVLQQLLHYGDITDIPPTFSSEDGEFDVFYVFPRTGTISPWSSQATGIAQVCGLKNYVKRIERGIKISCLRPALGEYKPGFKDVLHDRMTQLISESEPDLHLMFSEHSRLPLETVSLSGSDKSPKEVLQEANKRMGLALDESEIDYLAAAYGPNGPLARDPTDVELFMFAQVNSEHCRHKQFNASWKIDGMEMPNSLFSMIRNTHRKSPDYTVSAYSDNAAVLQGFDSSFWAPDTTTGEWNHTKELVHFLAKVETHNHPTAVSPYPGAATGSGGEIRDEGAVGRGSKPKAGLAGYCVSDLLIPGFKQPWELDVGKPNHIASALDIMLEAPIGSAAFNNEFGRPCISGYFRTLTTEIDVGDGQKEVRGYHKPIMIAGGVGTVRPQHAIKKPDVVKPGAFLVVLGGPAMLIGLGGGAASSITSGEGSVDLDFASVQRGNAEVQRRAQEVINACVSMGDNNPIKFIHDVGAGGLSNALPELIHDSGLGATFELREIDSADKSMSPMQIWCCEAQERYVMAIGEDSMNKFTAICHRERCGFSVVGRGGGTSEEDKKLILLDRESKEHPSVIDLPLSVLFGKPPRMTRTVDSRKLKLPAVDSSLTTYLPSLAPNRGELIGEAAKRVLSLPAVGSKSFLITIGDRTVGGLTARDQMVGRWQNPVSDVAVTATSLTQGLTTGEAMAMGEKPTLALISAGASARMAVAESLMNIAAADLVDRLSRVKLSANWMSASSHPGEGAAIYEAVEAIGMELCPKLGISIPVGKDSMSMKMKWKDDSGAKEVTAPMSLVISAFAPVQNYRKTWTPALRHPEDVGDTVLMFVDLSFGRRALGGSALAQVFNQVGSECPDIRDLEIFKDYFDATQQLQEAGIVLAYHDRSDGGLFTTLVEMMFAGRCGLEIMLDNICPDLSTNSMIETLFNEELGAVFQVRKEHEIQFRSCFATCGPPAGLIHKIGRVSERPKQNLAVYYKASQVYRNTRANLQQTWASTSYHMQKMRDTAACADQEFANILDDADPGLSWNPTFDPKDRALPFLTSLTSMSPFTNKPRVAILREQGVNSQAEMAFAFNTAGFAAIDVHMTDIISGRVSLSSFVGLAACGGFSYGDVLGAGQGWAKSVLLHENTRFEFQTFFQRPDTFALGVCNGCQFLSRLSSLIPGASNWPTFERNASEQYEGRVAMVRIADPDPSSPSVFLHGMHGSSFPIAVAHGEGRASFTSSTTVPPTDASSFVAQGLAPVQYVDNATLKPTMKYPFNPNGSPEGIAGVRSADGRVLAIMPHPERTVMNGIGSWLPARAAEWGDIGPWGRVFFSARRWVG